A portion of the Moraxella ovis genome contains these proteins:
- a CDS encoding tautomerase family protein, with amino-acid sequence MPYVNLKISTPEPSEERLRQVVEEFTDTIARVLDKNPADVMVYIDITPPNALGFGGKTLQDIRDGK; translated from the coding sequence ATGCCTTATGTTAATCTAAAAATCTCAACCCCAGAGCCAAGCGAAGAGCGGTTACGCCAAGTTGTTGAAGAATTTACCGATACCATCGCTCGTGTATTGGACAAAAACCCTGCTGATGTCATGGTATATATTGACATTACCCCACCAAACGCTTTGGGTTTTGGTGGCAAGACCTTGCAGGACATTAGAGACGGTAAATAA
- a CDS encoding nuclear transport factor 2 family protein: MLSTVLAITALTGCQVAHSTQPNTITKSVPGKVVQTQTEQSKAERNKANALTFYEMAFNQHKVAEATAKYVGKTYLQPNPTVADGGQAFVDTFEPFLKEHPQSKATVHRVIAEGDLVVLHVHG; encoded by the coding sequence TTGTTATCAACCGTACTAGCAATCACCGCTTTGACAGGTTGCCAAGTTGCTCACAGCACTCAGCCAAACACAATCACCAAATCCGTTCCAGGCAAGGTTGTTCAGACCCAAACCGAACAGAGTAAAGCCGAGCGCAATAAAGCCAACGCCCTTACCTTTTATGAAATGGCGTTCAATCAGCACAAAGTCGCCGAAGCCACAGCTAAATATGTAGGCAAAACCTACCTGCAACCCAACCCAACGGTGGCGGATGGAGGTCAGGCATTTGTGGACACATTTGAGCCATTTTTAAAAGAGCACCCACAGTCAAAAGCAACCGTTCATCGTGTGATTGCCGAAGGCGATTTGGTGGTGTTGCACGTGCATGGCTAG
- a CDS encoding amino acid ABC transporter ATP-binding/permease protein — protein MNGQGRQDVQELLDKQAGHLNQTNISKRPFRLIELFASQKMPWFIAWVLGIATVLSVLGLVILAGWFITMASVAGIIALGSHAFNYLMPSAIIRGFAIVRTFARYGDLMVSHHAVFGLLKDLRVRFFSHWARLPLSARMNNNAMTRSSGETMQRLVGDIDVLDEFPLRVVSPLIVASVAVIVLSLLVLISLPSAVMTVVCMALSLVLAIMTLLRGITLAKTENKLIVERKNTLLNTLPALTSLLTWGRWSDAVTQMNALDAKHSTHTANVLRLKRRTQALIQLIIALAVVALLAVAGQYFEQNAIVPFRVETLNSYADLNPAIILALTLGVFGLMEIISALVGEPLAYGRSVNAKERINELMMVNANEPKQTLTGSPTITLTDVSVKMPTAVMVATGINATLTHHAPTLIIGTSGAGKSTLLATLAGEIPLVGGRIQINGVDYQSVDFGRSLGFLGQSVDIFDQSLADNLRLGKPAASDDELWAVLDKVGLSDWAKSQPKGLDTPLGEYGMAISGGQGRRVALARLLLSPKSILLLDEPFAGLDSATRLRVWQSLTDMQQQGDIGVLAIATHQLWDGMNADILRVG, from the coding sequence ATGAATGGACAAGGCAGACAAGACGTGCAAGAACTTTTGGACAAACAAGCTGGTCACCTCAATCAGACCAACATCAGCAAGCGACCTTTTCGTCTGATTGAACTGTTCGCCAGTCAAAAGATGCCGTGGTTCATCGCGTGGGTATTGGGCATTGCAACCGTGCTTTCGGTGCTAGGGCTGGTCATACTGGCAGGGTGGTTTATCACCATGGCAAGTGTGGCGGGGATTATTGCTCTAGGCAGTCATGCCTTTAACTACCTGATGCCATCTGCCATCATTCGTGGCTTTGCCATCGTGCGAACCTTTGCCCGTTATGGCGATCTAATGGTGTCGCATCATGCGGTATTTGGACTGTTAAAGGATCTTCGGGTTCGATTTTTTTCGCATTGGGCGAGATTGCCCTTATCGGCACGCATGAACAACAATGCGATGACGCGCAGCAGTGGCGAGACGATGCAGCGTCTGGTCGGAGACATTGATGTCTTGGATGAATTCCCGTTGCGCGTGGTGTCGCCGCTCATCGTGGCAAGCGTGGCTGTCATCGTGTTGTCGCTGTTGGTGCTAATAAGCTTACCTTCGGCTGTCATGACGGTAGTATGTATGGCATTATCGTTGGTGCTTGCCATCATGACTTTGCTCCGCGGCATTACACTTGCTAAAACAGAGAATAAGCTCATTGTCGAACGTAAAAATACCCTACTAAACACACTACCAGCATTGACTTCGCTACTGACATGGGGCAGATGGAGTGATGCGGTAACGCAGATGAACGCCCTTGATGCCAAGCATTCAACGCATACCGCTAATGTGCTGCGTCTAAAAAGACGCACCCAAGCACTCATTCAGCTGATCATCGCCTTAGCTGTGGTGGCGTTATTGGCAGTGGCAGGGCAGTATTTTGAGCAGAATGCGATTGTTCCATTTCGTGTAGAGACGTTAAACAGCTATGCCGATCTAAATCCTGCCATCATCCTTGCCTTAACTCTGGGAGTGTTCGGACTCATGGAAATCATCTCTGCACTGGTTGGTGAGCCATTGGCATACGGCAGAAGCGTCAATGCCAAAGAGCGCATTAACGAGTTGATGATGGTCAATGCCAATGAGCCTAAGCAGACATTAACCGGTAGTCCCACCATCACACTAACTGATGTCTCGGTGAAAATGCCAACAGCGGTCATGGTGGCGACAGGCATCAATGCCACGCTAACCCATCATGCGCCCACTCTCATCATCGGGACATCGGGGGCGGGCAAGTCCACCTTGCTGGCTACGCTAGCAGGTGAGATACCGTTAGTCGGTGGGCGGATACAGATTAATGGCGTTGATTATCAGAGTGTGGACTTTGGTCGCTCGCTGGGATTCTTAGGGCAGAGTGTGGATATCTTTGATCAGAGTCTGGCGGATAATTTACGTCTTGGTAAGCCTGCGGCGAGTGATGATGAGTTGTGGGCGGTACTGGATAAAGTAGGGCTGTCTGACTGGGCAAAATCTCAGCCCAAGGGGCTAGATACCCCACTGGGTGAGTACGGCATGGCAATATCAGGCGGTCAAGGTCGCCGCGTGGCGTTGGCTCGCCTACTGCTGTCGCCAAAAAGCATCTTATTGCTTGATGAGCCTTTTGCAGGGCTAGACTCTGCCACTCGTCTAAGAGTGTGGCAGAGTCTAACTGACATGCAACAACAAGGCGACATAGGCGTACTTGCCATCGCCACTCATCAGCTATGGGATGGAATGAATGCTGACATACTGCGTGTCGGCTAA
- the cydD gene encoding thiol reductant ABC exporter subunit CydD: MTEPITPTVSPTAPPNAGQSIPPQSSKPKRKKPRRSQEDITANAFLKATFKPVKKSMMMAYLLDIVSVLVLVGQACVLVWLFDGWLTSFVQGVPLPDRVTGSGLWLNLALLFGCMAGRIGIGYARDHLLSDAGLKVASSVRAKLLGKLGELGQARRYFGADGALSTKVIDEPDHLIGYARFNVQKMTAVTTPLILAGCVAFYSPMAAVILLVTAPLVPIFMAIIGIATTRKSREQMDALAQLGGRFLDWIRGVNTLSRLGAVDIAVSDIANSSEDYRKRTMDVLKIAFLNSAVLEFLSALSIALVAVYLGFGLMGILPWAKGQLLTTYSTALFILLLAPELYAPLRRLGAEYHVKGQATASAKSIAPMLGFKTKALGDIAMTLKSPPAFELKNITAFGDDGRVRLSPTSLTFGAGERTAVMGESGAGKSTLLHILLGFGDFEGDVIVHADGKLMRYADLDVSRLRADIGYLSQTVPLLPMSIADNLRLAKPSASDDELVQVLKDVALWDIVNQLPNGINTMLAERGGGLSGGQGHRLAIAQLLLQDAKVWLLDEPTEHLDPETASMIWALLARLSAGKTVIWVTHDKAQVAADNFEKVYDLGKQQGGAA, encoded by the coding sequence ATGACCGAGCCAATCACTCCGACCGTATCGCCCACGGCACCACCCAACGCAGGGCAATCAATACCGCCACAATCTTCAAAACCAAAACGCAAAAAACCCAGACGTTCCCAAGAAGACATCACGGCGAATGCATTTTTGAAGGCGACTTTTAAACCGGTCAAAAAAAGCATGATGATGGCGTATTTGCTTGACATTGTCAGTGTGTTGGTGCTGGTAGGGCAGGCGTGTGTGCTCGTGTGGCTCTTTGATGGGTGGCTGACGAGCTTTGTGCAGGGCGTGCCACTACCTGATCGGGTGACAGGTAGTGGTTTGTGGTTGAATTTGGCTTTATTGTTTGGGTGTATGGCAGGGCGTATTGGCATCGGTTATGCCAGAGATCATCTATTAAGTGATGCAGGTCTAAAAGTAGCAAGCTCAGTACGTGCCAAGCTGCTGGGTAAATTAGGCGAGCTTGGGCAGGCGAGACGTTATTTTGGCGCAGATGGCGCGTTGTCGACAAAGGTAATTGATGAGCCTGATCATCTGATTGGCTATGCTCGGTTTAATGTTCAAAAAATGACTGCCGTGACCACCCCTTTGATTTTGGCGGGATGTGTGGCGTTTTATAGCCCCATGGCGGCGGTGATTTTGCTGGTGACGGCGCCGCTTGTGCCGATTTTTATGGCGATTATTGGCATCGCCACCACTCGCAAGAGCCGTGAGCAGATGGATGCCTTGGCACAGCTTGGCGGGCGATTCTTAGACTGGATTCGTGGGGTGAATACCTTGTCACGACTCGGAGCGGTGGACATTGCCGTATCAGACATCGCCAATAGTTCAGAAGATTACCGCAAGCGCACGATGGATGTGCTTAAGATCGCGTTTTTAAACAGTGCGGTCTTAGAGTTCTTATCAGCGTTATCGATAGCGTTGGTGGCGGTGTATCTGGGCTTTGGCTTGATGGGGATTTTACCATGGGCGAAAGGGCAGCTACTGACAACCTATAGCACGGCATTATTTATCCTACTACTCGCGCCTGAGCTCTATGCGCCACTTCGTCGTCTGGGGGCGGAATATCACGTTAAAGGGCAAGCAACGGCATCTGCCAAATCGATCGCTCCAATGCTTGGTTTTAAGACCAAGGCTTTGGGTGACATTGCCATGACATTAAAGAGCCCGCCTGCCTTTGAACTTAAGAACATTACGGCATTTGGCGATGATGGACGTGTGCGTCTCTCACCCACGAGCTTGACATTTGGTGCGGGTGAACGTACCGCGGTGATGGGCGAGAGCGGCGCGGGTAAGTCAACACTGCTGCATATTTTGCTTGGCTTTGGTGACTTTGAGGGCGATGTTATCGTCCATGCTGATGGTAAATTGATGCGTTATGCTGATCTTGATGTATCAAGACTACGCGCTGATATCGGCTATCTGTCTCAGACCGTGCCGCTGCTACCGATGTCGATCGCGGATAATTTACGCCTTGCTAAGCCGTCTGCCAGCGATGATGAGCTCGTCCAAGTTCTCAAAGATGTCGCTCTGTGGGATATTGTCAATCAGTTGCCAAATGGCATAAACACTATGCTTGCTGAGCGTGGCGGCGGACTATCAGGTGGTCAAGGTCACCGATTGGCGATTGCTCAGCTACTGCTCCAAGATGCTAAAGTCTGGCTGCTTGACGAGCCGACTGAGCATTTAGATCCTGAGACGGCGTCGATGATTTGGGCGTTATTGGCCAGATTAAGTGCCGGTAAGACCGTAATCTGGGTAACGCATGACAAGGCGCAGGTTGCTGCTGATAATTTTGAAAAAGTTTATGATCTTGGTAAACAGCAAGGCGGTGCAGCATGA
- a CDS encoding DUF262 domain-containing protein, with product MENTMTNQINNDSNAPKSSPVKNFFDGDNRYIIPIYQRNYAWDIEEVVQLINDIKNHDGNNYYLGALTVKKRADNAFEVIDGQQRLTTLFLILSVLGENFNLNLAFEHRQNSSDELNIIKQQGELTGDSQIAKVYNYLIKNKDSLFIIKDGNADDYWQAIWGNVQIMQVELPNNADLNQYFERMNNRGEQLEQHEVIKAKLMSKLDVDDRAIFSAVWNACSDMSRYAVSSFSANERHELFQDKGEYFWLYENFDNLKENFQKTKNSDDENKISKHNEESKKLSDILDEQFSLPKNLKSNKDNQYERFTSIIDFPNFLVQVLYLFLKDKNCINADIHRLDAGNLNKQFDEAGLYGNEDGIKKFAVHLLNIRLLFDRYVIKHDGLDNKDDWYIYQFKKSDKNNSNNYHANAFDIADQDKQIKMLQTMFHYSFPAKNYKYWLFAYLKWLNLNNESKEKLKGCQDKGCAVVLSADDNIKFLEKLCDKFYFNRFYNDGKGDDYFDIIYRSGDGLKPVKNCDFLHQGTAVENFIFNRLDYILWKKQAKWCWRNDENFKTGVDLSKFLKEFKFTSRNSVEHYYPQNPINGEKLSDNDDENGKILNNFGNLCLINHSQNSSLNNRMPDEKKSGYKDNVARHQSLSIKQMLMFTYKAWDKDSIQEHGEKMIKLLNEKIST from the coding sequence ATGGAGAATACAATGACCAACCAAATTAACAATGACAGCAATGCACCCAAATCGTCACCCGTCAAAAACTTTTTTGATGGCGATAATCGCTATATTATTCCCATTTATCAGCGTAATTATGCGTGGGACATAGAAGAAGTGGTTCAGCTGATTAACGACATCAAAAATCATGATGGCAATAATTATTATCTTGGGGCTTTAACGGTTAAAAAGCGTGCAGATAATGCTTTTGAAGTCATTGATGGACAACAAAGATTGACCACGCTGTTTTTGATTTTATCGGTACTGGGCGAAAACTTTAACCTAAATCTTGCCTTTGAACATCGCCAAAATTCAAGCGATGAACTTAATATCATCAAACAACAAGGAGAATTAACTGGCGATAGTCAAATTGCCAAAGTTTATAATTATCTGATTAAGAATAAAGACAGTCTATTTATCATAAAAGATGGAAACGCAGATGATTATTGGCAAGCCATTTGGGGAAATGTTCAAATCATGCAAGTAGAACTGCCCAACAATGCTGATTTAAACCAATATTTTGAACGCATGAATAACCGTGGCGAGCAATTAGAACAGCATGAAGTCATCAAGGCAAAATTGATGAGTAAGCTAGATGTTGATGATAGAGCGATTTTTTCTGCGGTTTGGAATGCTTGTTCGGACATGAGTCGCTATGCGGTGTCATCTTTTTCTGCTAATGAGCGTCATGAGCTTTTTCAAGATAAAGGCGAGTATTTTTGGCTCTATGAAAATTTTGACAATTTAAAAGAAAATTTTCAAAAAACAAAAAATAGTGATGATGAAAATAAGATAAGCAAACATAATGAAGAATCTAAAAAATTAAGTGATATCCTAGATGAACAATTTTCATTGCCAAAAAATTTAAAATCAAACAAAGACAATCAATATGAGCGTTTTACTTCTATCATTGATTTCCCTAACTTTTTAGTGCAAGTTTTGTATTTATTCTTAAAAGATAAAAATTGCATTAACGCTGATATACATCGCTTAGACGCAGGTAATTTAAATAAACAATTTGATGAAGCGGGCTTATATGGCAATGAAGATGGAATCAAAAAATTTGCCGTGCATTTATTAAATATTCGCTTATTATTTGACCGTTATGTCATTAAACACGATGGGCTTGATAATAAAGATGATTGGTATATCTATCAATTTAAAAAATCTGATAAAAATAATTCAAATAATTATCATGCAAATGCTTTTGATATTGCCGATCAAGATAAGCAAATCAAAATGCTACAAACCATGTTTCATTATTCATTCCCAGCCAAAAACTATAAATATTGGCTATTTGCCTACCTAAAATGGCTTAATCTTAATAATGAAAGCAAAGAGAAGCTGAAAGGTTGTCAGGATAAAGGCTGTGCGGTTGTTCTGTCAGCAGATGATAATATTAAGTTTTTAGAAAAATTGTGTGATAAATTTTATTTTAATCGTTTTTATAATGATGGCAAGGGCGATGACTATTTTGACATTATTTATCGGAGTGGCGATGGGTTGAAACCTGTTAAAAATTGTGATTTTTTACATCAAGGCACCGCTGTTGAGAATTTTATCTTTAACCGATTGGATTATATTTTGTGGAAAAAGCAAGCCAAATGGTGTTGGCGAAATGATGAAAATTTTAAAACAGGCGTAGATTTATCAAAATTCTTAAAAGAATTTAAATTCACTTCCAGAAATTCGGTGGAGCATTATTATCCGCAAAATCCAATCAATGGCGAAAAATTATCAGACAATGATGATGAGAATGGAAAAATTCTTAATAATTTTGGCAATCTGTGCTTAATCAATCATAGCCAAAATTCATCACTAAATAACAGAATGCCCGATGAAAAAAAGTCAGGCTATAAAGACAATGTTGCTCGTCATCAGTCTTTAAGCATTAAGCAAATGCTGATGTTTACCTATAAGGCGTGGGATAAAGATAGTATTCAAGAACACGGTGAAAAAATGATTAAGCTTTTAAATGAGAAGATTTCTACATAG
- a CDS encoding DUF7834 domain-containing protein — protein sequence MEAYDLLKAYHLRHMQGESSQKINKTNTPKINTTVAEWERAVTHPISLKLIMNDILYRHRRWKKFQHAEKLIKDNSNTFQGLNKDEQKNYPNRALGQARYNDMAMTFIDGDGFFEYIFYYRCLYDELFGDNGKVNNDKICLAIQDKNDERKEAKPLFKTLQANTGPVGDFYLFTLFRIMVMVYYDKFGDYRLEQAVKKIAQWVYCLRLSQTRISFATIENYAMKDFGYKDIEQTELNSLYHTICLTQRADEILNFKIAKVKHDFKSADGYLMPFLKEFISN from the coding sequence TTGGAAGCGTATGATTTATTAAAGGCGTATCATTTAAGGCATATGCAAGGCGAATCTAGCCAAAAAATCAATAAAACTAATACACCAAAAATAAATACAACCGTTGCAGAATGGGAGCGTGCGGTAACGCACCCAATATCGCTAAAACTCATTATGAATGATATTTTGTATCGGCATCGCCGTTGGAAAAAGTTTCAACACGCTGAAAAGCTCATTAAAGATAACAGCAATACCTTTCAGGGCTTAAATAAAGACGAACAAAAAAACTATCCAAATCGTGCATTGGGTCAAGCACGGTACAATGATATGGCGATGACTTTTATTGATGGTGATGGGTTTTTTGAATACATCTTTTATTATCGCTGTCTGTATGATGAATTGTTTGGCGACAATGGTAAGGTAAATAATGATAAAATTTGCCTAGCCATTCAAGACAAAAATGATGAAAGGAAAGAAGCTAAACCTTTATTTAAAACCTTGCAAGCCAATACTGGACCAGTAGGCGATTTTTATCTATTTACGCTGTTTCGCATTATGGTCATGGTCTATTATGATAAATTTGGCGATTATAGACTTGAACAAGCGGTTAAAAAAATTGCTCAATGGGTATATTGCCTAAGATTGAGCCAAACAAGGATTTCATTTGCCACCATTGAAAATTATGCAATGAAAGATTTTGGTTATAAAGACATTGAGCAAACCGAACTAAATAGCCTATATCATACCATTTGCCTTACCCAAAGAGCCGATGAGATATTAAATTTTAAAATAGCAAAAGTTAAGCACGATTTTAAAAGTGCTGATGGGTATTTAATGCCCTTTTTGAAAGAGTTTATTAGCAACTAA
- the betA gene encoding choline dehydrogenase yields the protein MAEYDYIIIGAGSAGNVLATRLTEDSDVSVLLLEAGGPDYRLDFRTQMPAALAYPLQGKRYNWAYLTDPEPYMNNRRMECGRGKGLGGSSLINGMCYIRGNAMDLDNWAKMDGLEDWSYADCLPYYKKSETRDVGENDYHGGTGPVSVTTSQRGTAIGSSVLFNAMVEAGVQAGYPRTDDLNGYQQEGFGPMDRTVTPKGRRSSTARGYLDMAKSRPNLTIKTHAVTDKILFSGKRAIGVQYLQGNDTNPTTVHAKREVILSAGAIASPQILQRSGVGAKNLLDEFKIPVVHDLPGVGENLQDHLEMYLQYECKKPVSLYPALKWYNQPAIGAEWLFLGTGIGASNQFEAGGFIRTRPEFEWPNIQYHFLPVAINYNGSNAVEEHGFQAHVGSMRSPSRGRIRLKSLNPHDHPSILFNYMSHEQDWQEFRDGIRITREIMHQPALDDYRGREISPSRHAQTDAELDEFVRNHAETAYHPSCSCKMGMDDMAVVDGQGRVHGLEGLRVVDASIMPLIITGNLNATTIMMAEKIADVMRGQKLPKSTAGYYKADPNVLRQEPVRAFDPSMML from the coding sequence ATGGCAGAATATGACTATATCATCATCGGAGCAGGTTCGGCAGGTAATGTGCTTGCCACGCGTCTGACAGAAGACAGCGATGTGAGCGTGCTACTTTTGGAAGCAGGTGGTCCTGATTATCGCTTGGATTTTCGTACGCAAATGCCTGCGGCACTGGCGTACCCCTTGCAAGGCAAACGCTACAATTGGGCGTATCTGACCGACCCTGAGCCTTATATGAACAACCGCCGTATGGAGTGCGGACGTGGTAAGGGGCTTGGCGGTTCATCGCTCATCAATGGTATGTGCTATATTCGTGGTAATGCCATGGATTTGGACAATTGGGCAAAAATGGACGGGCTAGAAGATTGGAGCTATGCCGACTGTTTGCCCTATTATAAAAAGAGCGAGACCCGTGATGTGGGCGAAAATGACTATCACGGTGGTACAGGTCCTGTGAGCGTAACAACTTCACAGCGTGGCACGGCAATTGGTAGTAGCGTGCTGTTTAATGCCATGGTAGAAGCAGGCGTGCAAGCAGGCTATCCACGCACCGATGATTTGAACGGCTATCAGCAAGAAGGCTTTGGACCTATGGACAGAACGGTTACACCAAAAGGACGCCGTTCTAGCACGGCTCGGGGCTATCTAGACATGGCAAAATCACGCCCCAATCTTACCATAAAAACCCATGCCGTAACCGACAAAATCCTATTTTCAGGTAAGCGTGCCATTGGCGTGCAGTATCTACAAGGCAATGACACAAATCCCACAACCGTCCACGCCAAGCGAGAAGTGATACTTTCGGCAGGGGCGATTGCATCTCCACAGATTTTACAGCGTTCGGGCGTTGGGGCAAAAAATTTGCTTGATGAATTTAAAATCCCTGTCGTGCATGACCTACCAGGGGTGGGCGAGAACTTGCAAGACCATTTGGAGATGTATCTACAATACGAATGCAAAAAACCTGTATCGCTGTATCCTGCCCTAAAATGGTACAATCAACCCGCCATTGGGGCAGAGTGGCTGTTCTTGGGAACGGGCATTGGGGCAAGTAATCAGTTTGAGGCAGGGGGCTTTATCCGTACCCGTCCTGAATTTGAATGGCCAAATATCCAGTATCACTTTTTGCCAGTTGCCATTAACTACAACGGCTCAAATGCCGTAGAAGAGCATGGTTTTCAAGCACACGTTGGCTCCATGCGTTCGCCGTCTCGTGGGCGTATTCGCCTAAAATCGCTAAATCCCCACGACCACCCCAGCATTTTGTTTAATTATATGTCGCACGAGCAAGACTGGCAAGAGTTTAGAGACGGCATCCGTATCACTCGTGAGATTATGCACCAGCCTGCTTTGGATGACTACCGTGGGCGTGAGATTAGCCCAAGTCGTCATGCACAAACCGATGCCGAGCTTGATGAATTTGTGCGTAATCATGCCGAGACCGCTTATCATCCGTCTTGTAGTTGTAAAATGGGCATGGACGATATGGCGGTGGTGGACGGACAAGGGCGTGTGCATGGCTTAGAAGGCTTGCGTGTCGTTGATGCGTCTATCATGCCCCTTATCATCACAGGTAACCTAAATGCCACTACCATTATGATGGCGGAAAAAATCGCCGATGTCATGCGTGGGCAAAAATTGCCAAAATCAACGGCAGGTTACTACAAAGCCGACCCCAATGTGCTAAGACAAGAGCCTGTTCGAGCGTTTGACCCGAGTATGATGCTTTAG
- the betB gene encoding betaine-aldehyde dehydrogenase has protein sequence MALSSLPNVEQTSLYIGGKYASASSGEFFETVNPATADTLAKLQSASKADVDKAVQSAKEGQKIWASMTAVERSRILLKAVAILREQNDKLARLETADTGKAISETAYVDIVTGADVLEYYAGLATAVEGVQVPLRTGKEGSFFYTQREPLGVVAGIGAWNYPIQIALWKSAPALASGNAMIFKPSEVTPLTALKLAEIYTQAGVPDGVFNVVQGGGDVGAYLTEHPDIAKISFTGSVATGKKVMSLAGASSLKDVTMELGGKSPLIVCDDADIELAADVAMMANFYSTGQVCTNGTRVFVPSAKKHAFEQAILARLPKVRLGDPTDETTNMGPLVSFAHMERVLDYMEQGKKAGATVLFGGRRAVADDFAEHGESLSKGAFVLPTVFTDCTDEMSIVTDEIFGPVMSILTYDDEDEAIERANDTIFGLAGGVVTSDLNKAHRITHALQAGICWVNTWGESDAKMPVGGYKQSGVGRENGMMTLDHYTQVKAIQVEMGKFESIFK, from the coding sequence ATGGCATTGTCATCACTACCAAACGTAGAACAAACATCGCTATACATCGGCGGAAAGTATGCATCCGCCAGTAGCGGGGAGTTTTTTGAGACAGTCAATCCTGCTACAGCAGACACGCTTGCCAAACTGCAAAGTGCTTCAAAAGCGGACGTGGATAAAGCGGTACAAAGTGCCAAAGAAGGACAAAAAATCTGGGCAAGCATGACAGCGGTGGAGCGTTCTCGGATACTGCTAAAAGCGGTGGCAATTTTGCGTGAACAAAATGATAAGCTGGCACGCCTTGAGACGGCGGACACAGGTAAGGCAATCAGCGAGACCGCTTATGTGGATATTGTTACAGGGGCGGACGTCTTGGAGTATTATGCAGGGCTTGCAACCGCCGTTGAAGGAGTGCAAGTGCCACTTCGCACGGGCAAAGAAGGGAGCTTTTTTTATACTCAAAGAGAACCGCTTGGCGTAGTGGCAGGGATTGGGGCGTGGAATTATCCCATTCAAATCGCCCTATGGAAATCCGCCCCTGCCTTGGCATCTGGTAATGCCATGATTTTTAAGCCGAGTGAAGTTACGCCTTTGACCGCCCTAAAACTTGCCGAGATTTATACCCAAGCTGGCGTGCCTGACGGGGTGTTTAATGTCGTGCAAGGTGGTGGTGATGTGGGGGCGTATCTGACCGAACACCCTGACATTGCCAAAATCTCATTTACAGGCTCGGTGGCAACAGGCAAAAAAGTGATGAGCCTTGCAGGAGCATCATCACTAAAAGACGTAACCATGGAGCTTGGCGGTAAGTCGCCTTTGATTGTTTGTGATGATGCCGACATTGAACTGGCAGCGGACGTGGCGATGATGGCAAACTTTTATAGCACAGGACAAGTGTGTACCAATGGCACACGAGTTTTTGTACCAAGTGCCAAAAAACACGCCTTTGAACAAGCCATTTTGGCACGCCTGCCCAAGGTTCGCTTGGGCGACCCAACTGATGAGACAACCAACATGGGTCCTTTGGTGAGCTTTGCCCACATGGAGCGAGTGCTTGATTATATGGAGCAGGGCAAAAAAGCAGGGGCAACGGTGCTGTTTGGTGGACGGCGTGCGGTGGCGGATGATTTTGCCGAGCATGGCGAGTCGCTGTCCAAGGGGGCGTTTGTGCTACCGACCGTCTTTACTGATTGCACCGATGAGATGAGTATCGTTACCGATGAGATTTTTGGGCCCGTCATGAGTATTTTGACTTATGATGATGAAGATGAAGCAATAGAGCGTGCCAATGACACGATTTTTGGCTTGGCAGGGGGAGTGGTTACGTCTGATTTAAATAAAGCTCATCGCATTACCCACGCCTTGCAAGCGGGCATTTGCTGGGTCAATACATGGGGCGAGTCGGATGCCAAAATGCCTGTGGGTGGCTATAAGCAATCAGGCGTTGGGCGTGAAAACGGCATGATGACACTGGATCATTACACCCAAGTCAAAGCCATTCAGGTGGAGATGGGTAAATTTGAATCCATTTTTAAATAA